A stretch of the Nothobranchius furzeri strain GRZ-AD chromosome 5, NfurGRZ-RIMD1, whole genome shotgun sequence genome encodes the following:
- the g6fl gene encoding g6f-like isoform X3 — MKSELVILFLAAFFAASSSYAEIADEYDVVVVRENNPTTLGCAGNKLTGDMSINWMVKPGNVGEWKLILSVNEKTTFSGGAWKESIQLVDSHSQSTRDFSLLLSPKEEDGGLYTCLMKHQKRKVKEIVYLLAVFTVSLYPAPPVPQNSILRLIGRVTPDIAVTKITWTAPGGLLMKTERKPNTGTVTKLPLVQKSDGGTYTCTVYPQGNSTGVLAATVNLTVDADKVAPFTSSEQPDHMIHTGTEAQKAFLLTCPSVQGDCVKLSWLPSNFNRGKYPDYKKMKLVYKYDRWRGSAQRKKAGIRLAGLPYNAKAGSFSFQMSLDLSDGGIYICQVFLNDNIFLQNTTLSVLKVKTSNYSSKLELLCRFSEPHQVYRAVWEHSNESRQLVSSSRGPGSISTTLPLPITSDVVGRYTCILQLKNGQIIRADTVITVPSKVQVSATTPSLLSKTSPSLFALLLPVPLVAAAVGVLLWRQKHISDRGIEQSLSVHSGEAENLYENPEDFRQVMKSPCPLMDRSFSNIFLLALPQGSVYMDLKPRGDGDVYKELERYEQCQG, encoded by the exons ATGAAGTCTGAACTCGTCATCCTCTTTCTTGCTGCTTTCTTTGCTGCATCTTCCTCTTATGCTGAGATCGCAG ATGAATACGATGTTGTTGTGGTGAGAGAGAACAATCCCACCACTTTGGGCTGCGCTGGTAACAAACTGACGGGTGACATGTCCATCAACTGGATGGTGAAACCAGGAAACGTGGGTGAGTGGAAGCTAATTCTCTCAGTAAATGAAAAGACAACGTTTTCTGGAGGCGCCTGGAAGGAAAGCATTCAGCTGGTTGACAGTCACTCTCAGAGCACCAGGGACTTCTCACTGCTTTTATCGCCCAAAGAGGAGGACGGGGGTCTCTACACgtgtctgatgaagcatcagaagaggAAAGTCAAGGAGATCGTCTACCTCTTGGCAGTCTTTACAG TCAGCTTGTACCCCGCTCCGCCCGTCCCTCAGAACAGCATCCTGCGGCTGATTGGTCGTGTTACTCCTGACATCGCTGTCACCAAAATCACCTGGACAGCACCTGGCGGGCTTCTCATGAAGACTGAGCGGAAGCCGAACACGGGCACAGTGACCAAACTGCCTCTGGTCCAGAAAAGTGACGGCGGGACTTACACCTGCACCGTTTACCCGCAGGGCAACAGCACCGGCGTTCTGGCTGCAACCGTGAACCTGACTGTTGACG CTGACAAAGTGGCCCCATTCACCAGCTCAGAACAAC CAGATCACATGATCCACACCGGTACCGAGGCCCAGAAAGCCTTCCTCCTGACCTGCCCCAGCGTCCAGGGAGACTGTGTCAAGTTATCCTGGCTTCCTTCAAATTTCAACAGAGGCAAATACCCAGATTATAAGAAAATGAAGCTAGTCTACAAATATGACCGCTGGAGGGGGTCGGCGCAACGGAAAAAGGCGGGAATCCGGCTGGCTGGCTTGCCTTACAACGCAAAGGCCGGGAGCTTCTCCTTCCAGATGAGCCTTGACCTCAGTGATGGCGGTATTTACATCTGCCAGGTTTTCCTCAATGATAACATCTTCCTCCAGAATACGACTCTCAGCGTGCTGAAAG TTAAAACTTCCAATTATTCCTCAAAGCTGGAGTTGTTGTGTCGGTTCTCAGAGCCGCACCAGGTTTACCGTGCTGTGTGGGAGCACAGCAATGAGAGTCGCCAGCTGGTGTCGAGCTCCAgaggccccggcagcatcagcacCACTCTGCCTTTACCCATCACCTCAGACGTGGTAGGGAGGTACACCTGCATCCTGCAGCTAAAAAATGGCCAGATCATCAGAGCAGACACCGTAATCACAGTGCCCTCTAAAG TGCAAGTCAGCGCCACCACCCCCTCCTTGCTCTCCAAAACCTCTCCTTCTCTCTTTGCTTTATTACTCCCAGTGCCCCTGGTTGCTGCAGCTGTCGGTGTGTTGCTATGGAGACAGAAACACATTTCTGATCGCG GTATTGAGCAGTCACTGTCTGTCCACTCGGGTGAAGCAGAGAACCTCTACGAGAATCCTGAAGATTTCAGACAGGTGATGAAGTCACCATGTCCTCTGATGGATCGATCCTTCTCCAACATCTTCCTCCTG GCCCTTCCTCAGGGTTCAGTCTACATG GATTTGAAGCCGAGAGGAGACGGTGATGTCTATAAAGAACTGGAGCG GTACGAGCAGTGTCAGGGCTGA
- the g6fl gene encoding g6f-like isoform X9: MKSELVILFLAAFFAASSSYAEIADEYDVVVVRENNPTTLGCAGNKLTGDMSINWMVKPGNVGEWKLILSVNEKTTFSGGAWKESIQLVDSHSQSTRDFSLLLSPKEEDGGLYTCLMKHQKRKVKEIVYLLAVFTVSLYPAPPVPQNSILRLIGRVTPDIAVTKITWTAPGGLLMKTERKPNTGTVTKLPLVQKSDGGTYTCTVYPQGNSTGVLAATVNLTVDADKVAPFTSSEQPDHMIHTGTEAQKAFLLTCPSVQGDCVKLSWLPSNFNRGKYPDYKKMKLVYKYDRWRGSAQRKKAGIRLAGLPYNAKAGSFSFQMSLDLSDGGIYICQVFLNDNIFLQNTTLSVLKVKTSNYSSKLELLCRFSEPHQVYRAVWEHSNESRQLVSSSRGPGSISTTLPLPITSDVVGRYTCILQLKNGQIIRADTVITVPSKVQVSATTPSLLSKTSPSLFALLLPVPLVAAAVGVLLWRQKHISDRGIEQSLSVHSGEAENLYENPEDFRQDLKPRGDGDVYKELERYEQCQG, encoded by the exons ATGAAGTCTGAACTCGTCATCCTCTTTCTTGCTGCTTTCTTTGCTGCATCTTCCTCTTATGCTGAGATCGCAG ATGAATACGATGTTGTTGTGGTGAGAGAGAACAATCCCACCACTTTGGGCTGCGCTGGTAACAAACTGACGGGTGACATGTCCATCAACTGGATGGTGAAACCAGGAAACGTGGGTGAGTGGAAGCTAATTCTCTCAGTAAATGAAAAGACAACGTTTTCTGGAGGCGCCTGGAAGGAAAGCATTCAGCTGGTTGACAGTCACTCTCAGAGCACCAGGGACTTCTCACTGCTTTTATCGCCCAAAGAGGAGGACGGGGGTCTCTACACgtgtctgatgaagcatcagaagaggAAAGTCAAGGAGATCGTCTACCTCTTGGCAGTCTTTACAG TCAGCTTGTACCCCGCTCCGCCCGTCCCTCAGAACAGCATCCTGCGGCTGATTGGTCGTGTTACTCCTGACATCGCTGTCACCAAAATCACCTGGACAGCACCTGGCGGGCTTCTCATGAAGACTGAGCGGAAGCCGAACACGGGCACAGTGACCAAACTGCCTCTGGTCCAGAAAAGTGACGGCGGGACTTACACCTGCACCGTTTACCCGCAGGGCAACAGCACCGGCGTTCTGGCTGCAACCGTGAACCTGACTGTTGACG CTGACAAAGTGGCCCCATTCACCAGCTCAGAACAAC CAGATCACATGATCCACACCGGTACCGAGGCCCAGAAAGCCTTCCTCCTGACCTGCCCCAGCGTCCAGGGAGACTGTGTCAAGTTATCCTGGCTTCCTTCAAATTTCAACAGAGGCAAATACCCAGATTATAAGAAAATGAAGCTAGTCTACAAATATGACCGCTGGAGGGGGTCGGCGCAACGGAAAAAGGCGGGAATCCGGCTGGCTGGCTTGCCTTACAACGCAAAGGCCGGGAGCTTCTCCTTCCAGATGAGCCTTGACCTCAGTGATGGCGGTATTTACATCTGCCAGGTTTTCCTCAATGATAACATCTTCCTCCAGAATACGACTCTCAGCGTGCTGAAAG TTAAAACTTCCAATTATTCCTCAAAGCTGGAGTTGTTGTGTCGGTTCTCAGAGCCGCACCAGGTTTACCGTGCTGTGTGGGAGCACAGCAATGAGAGTCGCCAGCTGGTGTCGAGCTCCAgaggccccggcagcatcagcacCACTCTGCCTTTACCCATCACCTCAGACGTGGTAGGGAGGTACACCTGCATCCTGCAGCTAAAAAATGGCCAGATCATCAGAGCAGACACCGTAATCACAGTGCCCTCTAAAG TGCAAGTCAGCGCCACCACCCCCTCCTTGCTCTCCAAAACCTCTCCTTCTCTCTTTGCTTTATTACTCCCAGTGCCCCTGGTTGCTGCAGCTGTCGGTGTGTTGCTATGGAGACAGAAACACATTTCTGATCGCG GTATTGAGCAGTCACTGTCTGTCCACTCGGGTGAAGCAGAGAACCTCTACGAGAATCCTGAAGATTTCAGACAG GATTTGAAGCCGAGAGGAGACGGTGATGTCTATAAAGAACTGGAGCG GTACGAGCAGTGTCAGGGCTGA
- the g6fl gene encoding g6f-like isoform X6, with the protein MKSELVILFLAAFFAASSSYAEIADEYDVVVVRENNPTTLGCAGNKLTGDMSINWMVKPGNVGEWKLILSVNEKTTFSGGAWKESIQLVDSHSQSTRDFSLLLSPKEEDGGLYTCLMKHQKRKVKEIVYLLAVFTVSLYPAPPVPQNSILRLIGRVTPDIAVTKITWTAPGGLLMKTERKPNTGTVTKLPLVQKSDGGTYTCTVYPQGNSTGVLAATVNLTVDADKVAPFTSSEQPDHMIHTGTEAQKAFLLTCPSVQGDCVKLSWLPSNFNRGKYPDYKKMKLVYKYDRWRGSAQRKKAGIRLAGLPYNAKAGSFSFQMSLDLSDGGIYICQVFLNDNIFLQNTTLSVLKVKTSNYSSKLELLCRFSEPHQVYRAVWEHSNESRQLVSSSRGPGSISTTLPLPITSDVVGRYTCILQLKNGQIIRADTVITVPSKVQVSATTPSLLSKTSPSLFALLLPVPLVAAAVGVLLWRQKHISDRGIEQSLSVHSGEAENLYENPEDFRQQALPQGSVYMDLKPRGDGDVYKELERYEQCQG; encoded by the exons ATGAAGTCTGAACTCGTCATCCTCTTTCTTGCTGCTTTCTTTGCTGCATCTTCCTCTTATGCTGAGATCGCAG ATGAATACGATGTTGTTGTGGTGAGAGAGAACAATCCCACCACTTTGGGCTGCGCTGGTAACAAACTGACGGGTGACATGTCCATCAACTGGATGGTGAAACCAGGAAACGTGGGTGAGTGGAAGCTAATTCTCTCAGTAAATGAAAAGACAACGTTTTCTGGAGGCGCCTGGAAGGAAAGCATTCAGCTGGTTGACAGTCACTCTCAGAGCACCAGGGACTTCTCACTGCTTTTATCGCCCAAAGAGGAGGACGGGGGTCTCTACACgtgtctgatgaagcatcagaagaggAAAGTCAAGGAGATCGTCTACCTCTTGGCAGTCTTTACAG TCAGCTTGTACCCCGCTCCGCCCGTCCCTCAGAACAGCATCCTGCGGCTGATTGGTCGTGTTACTCCTGACATCGCTGTCACCAAAATCACCTGGACAGCACCTGGCGGGCTTCTCATGAAGACTGAGCGGAAGCCGAACACGGGCACAGTGACCAAACTGCCTCTGGTCCAGAAAAGTGACGGCGGGACTTACACCTGCACCGTTTACCCGCAGGGCAACAGCACCGGCGTTCTGGCTGCAACCGTGAACCTGACTGTTGACG CTGACAAAGTGGCCCCATTCACCAGCTCAGAACAAC CAGATCACATGATCCACACCGGTACCGAGGCCCAGAAAGCCTTCCTCCTGACCTGCCCCAGCGTCCAGGGAGACTGTGTCAAGTTATCCTGGCTTCCTTCAAATTTCAACAGAGGCAAATACCCAGATTATAAGAAAATGAAGCTAGTCTACAAATATGACCGCTGGAGGGGGTCGGCGCAACGGAAAAAGGCGGGAATCCGGCTGGCTGGCTTGCCTTACAACGCAAAGGCCGGGAGCTTCTCCTTCCAGATGAGCCTTGACCTCAGTGATGGCGGTATTTACATCTGCCAGGTTTTCCTCAATGATAACATCTTCCTCCAGAATACGACTCTCAGCGTGCTGAAAG TTAAAACTTCCAATTATTCCTCAAAGCTGGAGTTGTTGTGTCGGTTCTCAGAGCCGCACCAGGTTTACCGTGCTGTGTGGGAGCACAGCAATGAGAGTCGCCAGCTGGTGTCGAGCTCCAgaggccccggcagcatcagcacCACTCTGCCTTTACCCATCACCTCAGACGTGGTAGGGAGGTACACCTGCATCCTGCAGCTAAAAAATGGCCAGATCATCAGAGCAGACACCGTAATCACAGTGCCCTCTAAAG TGCAAGTCAGCGCCACCACCCCCTCCTTGCTCTCCAAAACCTCTCCTTCTCTCTTTGCTTTATTACTCCCAGTGCCCCTGGTTGCTGCAGCTGTCGGTGTGTTGCTATGGAGACAGAAACACATTTCTGATCGCG GTATTGAGCAGTCACTGTCTGTCCACTCGGGTGAAGCAGAGAACCTCTACGAGAATCCTGAAGATTTCAGACAG CAGGCCCTTCCTCAGGGTTCAGTCTACATG GATTTGAAGCCGAGAGGAGACGGTGATGTCTATAAAGAACTGGAGCG GTACGAGCAGTGTCAGGGCTGA
- the g6fl gene encoding g6f-like isoform X7, whose product MKSELVILFLAAFFAASSSYAEIADEYDVVVVRENNPTTLGCAGNKLTGDMSINWMVKPGNVGEWKLILSVNEKTTFSGGAWKESIQLVDSHSQSTRDFSLLLSPKEEDGGLYTCLMKHQKRKVKEIVYLLAVFTVSLYPAPPVPQNSILRLIGRVTPDIAVTKITWTAPGGLLMKTERKPNTGTVTKLPLVQKSDGGTYTCTVYPQGNSTGVLAATVNLTVDADKVAPFTSSEQPDHMIHTGTEAQKAFLLTCPSVQGDCVKLSWLPSNFNRGKYPDYKKMKLVYKYDRWRGSAQRKKAGIRLAGLPYNAKAGSFSFQMSLDLSDGGIYICQVFLNDNIFLQNTTLSVLKVKTSNYSSKLELLCRFSEPHQVYRAVWEHSNESRQLVSSSRGPGSISTTLPLPITSDVVGRYTCILQLKNGQIIRADTVITVPSKVQVSATTPSLLSKTSPSLFALLLPVPLVAAAVGVLLWRQKHISDRGIEQSLSVHSGEAENLYENPEDFRQALPQGSVYMDLKPRGDGDVYKELERYEQCQG is encoded by the exons ATGAAGTCTGAACTCGTCATCCTCTTTCTTGCTGCTTTCTTTGCTGCATCTTCCTCTTATGCTGAGATCGCAG ATGAATACGATGTTGTTGTGGTGAGAGAGAACAATCCCACCACTTTGGGCTGCGCTGGTAACAAACTGACGGGTGACATGTCCATCAACTGGATGGTGAAACCAGGAAACGTGGGTGAGTGGAAGCTAATTCTCTCAGTAAATGAAAAGACAACGTTTTCTGGAGGCGCCTGGAAGGAAAGCATTCAGCTGGTTGACAGTCACTCTCAGAGCACCAGGGACTTCTCACTGCTTTTATCGCCCAAAGAGGAGGACGGGGGTCTCTACACgtgtctgatgaagcatcagaagaggAAAGTCAAGGAGATCGTCTACCTCTTGGCAGTCTTTACAG TCAGCTTGTACCCCGCTCCGCCCGTCCCTCAGAACAGCATCCTGCGGCTGATTGGTCGTGTTACTCCTGACATCGCTGTCACCAAAATCACCTGGACAGCACCTGGCGGGCTTCTCATGAAGACTGAGCGGAAGCCGAACACGGGCACAGTGACCAAACTGCCTCTGGTCCAGAAAAGTGACGGCGGGACTTACACCTGCACCGTTTACCCGCAGGGCAACAGCACCGGCGTTCTGGCTGCAACCGTGAACCTGACTGTTGACG CTGACAAAGTGGCCCCATTCACCAGCTCAGAACAAC CAGATCACATGATCCACACCGGTACCGAGGCCCAGAAAGCCTTCCTCCTGACCTGCCCCAGCGTCCAGGGAGACTGTGTCAAGTTATCCTGGCTTCCTTCAAATTTCAACAGAGGCAAATACCCAGATTATAAGAAAATGAAGCTAGTCTACAAATATGACCGCTGGAGGGGGTCGGCGCAACGGAAAAAGGCGGGAATCCGGCTGGCTGGCTTGCCTTACAACGCAAAGGCCGGGAGCTTCTCCTTCCAGATGAGCCTTGACCTCAGTGATGGCGGTATTTACATCTGCCAGGTTTTCCTCAATGATAACATCTTCCTCCAGAATACGACTCTCAGCGTGCTGAAAG TTAAAACTTCCAATTATTCCTCAAAGCTGGAGTTGTTGTGTCGGTTCTCAGAGCCGCACCAGGTTTACCGTGCTGTGTGGGAGCACAGCAATGAGAGTCGCCAGCTGGTGTCGAGCTCCAgaggccccggcagcatcagcacCACTCTGCCTTTACCCATCACCTCAGACGTGGTAGGGAGGTACACCTGCATCCTGCAGCTAAAAAATGGCCAGATCATCAGAGCAGACACCGTAATCACAGTGCCCTCTAAAG TGCAAGTCAGCGCCACCACCCCCTCCTTGCTCTCCAAAACCTCTCCTTCTCTCTTTGCTTTATTACTCCCAGTGCCCCTGGTTGCTGCAGCTGTCGGTGTGTTGCTATGGAGACAGAAACACATTTCTGATCGCG GTATTGAGCAGTCACTGTCTGTCCACTCGGGTGAAGCAGAGAACCTCTACGAGAATCCTGAAGATTTCAGACAG GCCCTTCCTCAGGGTTCAGTCTACATG GATTTGAAGCCGAGAGGAGACGGTGATGTCTATAAAGAACTGGAGCG GTACGAGCAGTGTCAGGGCTGA